One part of the Alligator mississippiensis isolate rAllMis1 chromosome 3, rAllMis1, whole genome shotgun sequence genome encodes these proteins:
- the TNFAIP8 gene encoding tumor necrosis factor alpha-induced protein 8 isoform X4, translating to MATDVFNSKSLAIQAQKKILGKMVSKSIATTLIDDTSSDVLDELYRVTREYIQNKKDAEKIIKNLIKTVIKLAILYRNNQFNQDEIALMEKFKKKVHQLAKTVVSFHQVDYTFDRNFLSKLLNDCRDLLHQIIQRHLTVKSHGRVDNVFDHFSDCEFLAALYNPFGPYKLHLQKLCDGVNKMLDEGNI from the exons A tGGCCACAGATGTCTTCAATTCCAAAAGCTTGGCCATTCAGGCCCAGAAGAAGATTCTTGGCAAAATGGTGTCTAAATCAATAGCAACTACCTTGATAGATGATACCAGCAGTGATGTTTTGGATGAGCTCTACAGGGTCACAAGGGAATACATTCAAAacaagaaggatgcagagaagaTCATTAAAAATCTCATTAAAACAGTCATCAAGTTAGCAATTCTCTATAGGAATAACCAGTTTAACCAGGATGAAATAGCACTGATGGAAAAGTTCAAGAAAAAGGTTCATCAACTGGCCAAAACAGTGGTCAGTTTCCATCAAGTGGATTATACCTTTGACAGAAATTTCTTGTCCAAACTGTTGAATGACTGTAGAGATCTACTTCATCAAATCATCCAGCGCCACCTGACTGTAAAATCACATGGACGTGTCGACAATGTGTTTGATCACTTCTCTGATTGTGAATTCTTGGCTGCCTTGTACAATCCTTTCGGACCTTATAAACTCCACTTGCAAAAACTCTGTGATGGTGTCAATAAAATGCTTGATGAAGGGAACATATAA
- the TNFAIP8 gene encoding tumor necrosis factor alpha-induced protein 8 isoform X2: MGSEADECKEVATDVFNSKSLAIQAQKKILGKMVSKSIATTLIDDTSSDVLDELYRVTREYIQNKKDAEKIIKNLIKTVIKLAILYRNNQFNQDEIALMEKFKKKVHQLAKTVVSFHQVDYTFDRNFLSKLLNDCRDLLHQIIQRHLTVKSHGRVDNVFDHFSDCEFLAALYNPFGPYKLHLQKLCDGVNKMLDEGNI; this comes from the coding sequence tGGCCACAGATGTCTTCAATTCCAAAAGCTTGGCCATTCAGGCCCAGAAGAAGATTCTTGGCAAAATGGTGTCTAAATCAATAGCAACTACCTTGATAGATGATACCAGCAGTGATGTTTTGGATGAGCTCTACAGGGTCACAAGGGAATACATTCAAAacaagaaggatgcagagaagaTCATTAAAAATCTCATTAAAACAGTCATCAAGTTAGCAATTCTCTATAGGAATAACCAGTTTAACCAGGATGAAATAGCACTGATGGAAAAGTTCAAGAAAAAGGTTCATCAACTGGCCAAAACAGTGGTCAGTTTCCATCAAGTGGATTATACCTTTGACAGAAATTTCTTGTCCAAACTGTTGAATGACTGTAGAGATCTACTTCATCAAATCATCCAGCGCCACCTGACTGTAAAATCACATGGACGTGTCGACAATGTGTTTGATCACTTCTCTGATTGTGAATTCTTGGCTGCCTTGTACAATCCTTTCGGACCTTATAAACTCCACTTGCAAAAACTCTGTGATGGTGTCAATAAAATGCTTGATGAAGGGAACATATAA
- the TNFAIP8 gene encoding tumor necrosis factor alpha-induced protein 8 isoform X3: protein MKLATDVFNSKSLAIQAQKKILGKMVSKSIATTLIDDTSSDVLDELYRVTREYIQNKKDAEKIIKNLIKTVIKLAILYRNNQFNQDEIALMEKFKKKVHQLAKTVVSFHQVDYTFDRNFLSKLLNDCRDLLHQIIQRHLTVKSHGRVDNVFDHFSDCEFLAALYNPFGPYKLHLQKLCDGVNKMLDEGNI from the coding sequence tGGCCACAGATGTCTTCAATTCCAAAAGCTTGGCCATTCAGGCCCAGAAGAAGATTCTTGGCAAAATGGTGTCTAAATCAATAGCAACTACCTTGATAGATGATACCAGCAGTGATGTTTTGGATGAGCTCTACAGGGTCACAAGGGAATACATTCAAAacaagaaggatgcagagaagaTCATTAAAAATCTCATTAAAACAGTCATCAAGTTAGCAATTCTCTATAGGAATAACCAGTTTAACCAGGATGAAATAGCACTGATGGAAAAGTTCAAGAAAAAGGTTCATCAACTGGCCAAAACAGTGGTCAGTTTCCATCAAGTGGATTATACCTTTGACAGAAATTTCTTGTCCAAACTGTTGAATGACTGTAGAGATCTACTTCATCAAATCATCCAGCGCCACCTGACTGTAAAATCACATGGACGTGTCGACAATGTGTTTGATCACTTCTCTGATTGTGAATTCTTGGCTGCCTTGTACAATCCTTTCGGACCTTATAAACTCCACTTGCAAAAACTCTGTGATGGTGTCAATAAAATGCTTGATGAAGGGAACATATAA
- the TNFAIP8 gene encoding tumor necrosis factor alpha-induced protein 8 isoform X1 gives MATDVFNSKSLAIQAQKKILGKMVSKSIATTLIDDTSSDVLDELYRVTREYIQNKKDAEKIIKNLIKTVIKLAILYRNNQFNQDEIALMEKFKKKVHQLAKTVVSFHQVDYTFDRNFLSKLLNDCRDLLHQIIQRHLTVKSHGRVDNVFDHFSDCEFLAALYNPFGPYKLHLQKLCDGVNKMLDEGNI, from the coding sequence tGGCCACAGATGTCTTCAATTCCAAAAGCTTGGCCATTCAGGCCCAGAAGAAGATTCTTGGCAAAATGGTGTCTAAATCAATAGCAACTACCTTGATAGATGATACCAGCAGTGATGTTTTGGATGAGCTCTACAGGGTCACAAGGGAATACATTCAAAacaagaaggatgcagagaagaTCATTAAAAATCTCATTAAAACAGTCATCAAGTTAGCAATTCTCTATAGGAATAACCAGTTTAACCAGGATGAAATAGCACTGATGGAAAAGTTCAAGAAAAAGGTTCATCAACTGGCCAAAACAGTGGTCAGTTTCCATCAAGTGGATTATACCTTTGACAGAAATTTCTTGTCCAAACTGTTGAATGACTGTAGAGATCTACTTCATCAAATCATCCAGCGCCACCTGACTGTAAAATCACATGGACGTGTCGACAATGTGTTTGATCACTTCTCTGATTGTGAATTCTTGGCTGCCTTGTACAATCCTTTCGGACCTTATAAACTCCACTTGCAAAAACTCTGTGATGGTGTCAATAAAATGCTTGATGAAGGGAACATATAA